Genomic segment of Phaenicophaeus curvirostris isolate KB17595 chromosome 26, BPBGC_Pcur_1.0, whole genome shotgun sequence:
CCCAGTCCAGCATCAGTTGCCTGCACAGCACCCATGCGGCACTTGAGCTGAGTCTTCTCCTGGCACTGACACATTCCTGACCCAGAAATCCTGGAACGCCTCCATCCCAGCATGCAGAAGAAGCTTCCAGGAGGGAAGGGGCATGGCATAAGGCAGGAAATGAACAAAGAGGGTTGGGGAAAACAAGCACCCAGCCCATGTCATTAGCTGGGATGTTTTCCGTCCATCATGAGCACCTTTAGAAAATTGCCACTTCCGTGGAAGCTGCGTCCGAGCCTGAGGCAGGTCAGGGCCACCATAAAAGCCCGTGCAGCTCCTCGCTCTCTCAtccacttctctctcctccttctctttgggAACCAGGTGAGTCTGAagccctttcctcccctccctttcctggCCCTGCAGaatcctgctcctccctcctctgcagGATAGTAGTGCTGCTTATCATGGGAgggtgaagaagagaaaatttctGACTCAAGTCGTATTGAGGACTTGCTGGAAGAGGTTCTTCCTTGAAGAAATAGGCAGCAGCTTCACTGGGGCTGGTGACACTTTATGATAGTGTGTCTGGATGAGGCCAAGAAACCCTTTTGTCTCACTGGCAATGTTCTAACTCCCATCTCACCAGATCTATTTGACCCCTTTGCAGTGATGTGGTGGATTCGTTGTAAAGTGCTCCTCCCATGTCTCTGTGCTCTGAttcctctctgctctctctccaggttcacctccagcccccagaCATGTCCTGCTGCAAcccgtgccagccctgccagccctgcggcccgtgcccgctggccagcagctgcaatgagtgctgtgtGCGGCAGTGCCAGAGCTCCACCATCGCCATCCAGCCCTCCGcggtggtggtgaccctgcccggacccatcctcagctccttccctcagaaCACCGTTGTGggctcctccacctccgctgctgttggcagcatcctcagctctaaCGGCGTTCCCATCTCCTCCGGGGGCCTTGACCTCTCCTGCATCACCAGCGGCTACTGTGGCAGCAGATGTCGGCCCTGCTAAACCTGCTGGAAATGTGCCTGCAAAAGCACCTCCTAAAACCTCAGAACGTGGTGGTGCACAGAAGTGCTTTGAGGCATTGTGTTTAGAGCTTTGagccattttttcccttcttccactcTGTTCTCTCTTATTCCTTTGCTGTTGCCAATTAAAGGCGTGCTGCATCCAAGCCTGGGCCTCTGAGTCCTCTTTTGTTCTCTGTCAActcttccagtttcttcagGGGAAAAGGAGATTTTCGGAGGGCATTTGGCTTAGTGCAACCAGAGAGCCTTGCTCAATGCCCAAGGAACCAGAGGGTAGGACTCGGTTCACTGccttgcatttgtttttgaCATGACTTTGGAGGTGCCCAAGACattcctgcttctcttcagcCCATGGCCATTGGTCCTTCTTGCCTTACTTCACCTCTTCCCAGATGGGTCTGGAGTGCTTGGTTCCAGAGTACATTCTCTTCATGGGAAGTCCAAGCACTTCTGGGCCTTGTCGCTGGGAGGCCACTGGTAGCgttcagcagctcctctggcttttgggaatcatagaaccataaagGTTCAAGcaaacctctaagatcatcacaTCTTTCCATCAGTGCAACCCTTCGATGTCTTCAAAGCCACGTCCTTACAGGTCACGGCCATGCGTTCTTGTAACACTTCCAGGTATTTAGACTCAACTACTGACCTGGTtggcctctgccagggcttcaccttCTTTCAGTCGGGTAATATTTCCTTATAcccagtctaaacttctcctggGGACACTTGTGGCCATTTCCACACATCTTATCTCTTTCCagtagggagaagagaccaacatgcACCTCACTGCAATCTCCTTTCAAGGaggtgatgaggtctcccctcaataCAACTCTCTGGACTTGCCTAGACAgccaggtttttttcccaatgaaAATTTGGCCCAACCAAGTCAGGAAGAAGACGAGGAAGAGGAGACTTTGAGGTCTAGTGAAGTTGAATTCTCCTAGTATACTCTCCTTCCATCCTTACAGCCATCATCTGACCAAGGCTTCTCCCACAGCACAGCTCCCTCCTAAGCAGGAGGAACAGCCCTGAGTGCTTGTGTGGCTGCTGACCTGCCAGGtcctcctgcagcactgggattCTCCCACGAAGGCAGCATGAGCTGAGATCAGCTTCTGAGGCCAAGGGGAATATTTCTGGTCCGTGAGGGATACGCCGATGGTCACTGGCTGTGGAGAAGCCAGAGATGTAACTCTCAGAGctaagggaaagggggaggccCACAGTCAGTGTGTCCTGCCCTCCCATCAATCCAGGAATGAGAGAGGGCCCATTGCTCACCCATTTGTTCCCTCCCAgtacaatttctttcttcctaggTCGCTTTAGAGAGAATCCAGGAAGGAAAGGATCACTCAGATTTTgtggctgggctgcagcaggggtTAAGGAGTGTAAAGAGGGGACTAAGATGTCTCTGAGGACAGAGGTCTGATTGGTAAGATTGACCTTGGCAGCCAAGAGTCAGTGCCCAACAGAGAAAAGGCCAGGTAGGTCCCCCTCCATGTAAACTGGCCTTGGAAGAAGCCTCAAGatctggagaagtgcaaaagaagaagggaaaaggaaggaacgGAGGGAGTGGAGGAAGGCAATGAGAAACATTGGCCATGTTATCAGAGAGTTCAGGCTGGCCCCTCTCACAGAGCTCAAACCCGTTGCAGGAGAAGAGAGTCCAGGTCCACCCCTCTCACAGAAGTGGCCATCATCTCCCTCCTTCTGCCTGgcatcatcatcacctgggaGGCTGTGAACCCAAGGCAACAGTTTTCATGCTGTCTCCAGGCAGACTTGGATGGGCTAGATTCCTTGATCAGGTCTTTGCTCTTGACCCATTAAAATCTTGGAGGTTACAGTGTTGTCCTGTCTCTGTTGAGATGGTAGAGCCCTATCTACTGACGGTCCCTTGTGCAGAGGGGAGGagcttttgtttcaaagcaAGCGTCCTGGGAAAGTGGTTTGGCATTGGCCAGCTGATGTCCTTCCGCAGGAGAAGCCGGAGCTGCATGTTTTGAAACCTCCAGCAGGATTCTTGCCAAGTCCAGCTGCTTGTTGTCAGTGTTCCTAGGTtaccatttcttccttttgggaAGACACCACAACGCAGAGTGATGGCATCCTGTCTCTAACTCTTTagtgcctcaacatcctcctcctGCGGGGAGAGTCCAAGGGAAACTGCTCCTGTCTGTGTCCTGGCAAACACCCACCCTGCAAAGGGCGCTTGACAGCCTGGGCTGCCTTGGCTGCTCCGCTCAGCGAGACTGATGAGCAGAAACCCCTCAGGTTCCTGATGGGCATTGTTGAGCTGCTGTGTGGCATCAGCCTGGAAAGGTGAGCCATTCAGATTCCTCCCTGATGCCTCCAGTGTTCAAGCCCAAAGTGTCCACCATTTGAATTGATGTTTCCCCTCCTATCCAGACAACAGGGGTCAATGAGACTGGAAGGACTGATGGCCATGGGCTCAGGAGTAACCAGGAATAACTTCCGCAACTCCAGGTTTCAAGGCACAAAAGAAATACCAGTGCGCTGAGTCCTACCCTCTCCTTCCACGGGGAATGGAAAACGATCCTCTGTTGCCCCCAAGACAATCCTGTCCAGAAAGCCACCTTTTCCCATGAGCAGATTGGAAGAATTGTCACAGAAGGAAGGACT
This window contains:
- the LOC138731111 gene encoding feather keratin Cos1-2, which codes for MSCCNPCQPCQPCGPCPLASSCNECCVRQCQSSTIAIQPSAVVVTLPGPILSSFPQNTVVGSSTSAAVGSILSSNGVPISSGGLDLSCITSGYCGSRCRPC